A stretch of Myxococcus hansupus DNA encodes these proteins:
- a CDS encoding peptidylprolyl isomerase, whose protein sequence is MVAQVGRTELRRADVQEFASRRAGEITADAQLDELIDQARLSERAVALGLDAREETRARLAAARREVLMQALLQEELKSVTSEADLLERYESSKSSLARRQIHVRQVVIRLPPGDGQPERRQAGDRANMIYARLMGGEPFEVVAREASQDDVSAAQGGDLGIVREGQVHPAFFEAAAALKKGELSKPFETPYGIHVVQALEHMQSVLPTFNEVRGRLAAEARREAESRLMKELEASIPVKRFPDALSAPATNAPKTGDVTR, encoded by the coding sequence GTGGTCGCCCAGGTTGGAAGGACTGAACTTCGGCGCGCGGATGTTCAAGAGTTCGCGTCGAGGAGGGCCGGTGAAATTACCGCCGATGCGCAGCTCGACGAGCTGATTGACCAGGCTCGCCTCTCGGAGCGAGCTGTCGCCCTGGGACTGGATGCGCGCGAAGAGACGCGCGCTCGGCTCGCCGCGGCTCGTCGTGAAGTCCTGATGCAAGCGCTCCTTCAAGAGGAACTCAAGAGCGTTACAAGCGAAGCGGACTTGCTCGAGCGTTATGAGTCCTCAAAGTCATCGCTTGCGCGCAGGCAGATTCATGTGCGGCAGGTCGTCATCCGGTTGCCACCTGGGGACGGGCAGCCCGAACGTCGCCAGGCGGGTGACCGTGCGAACATGATCTATGCCCGCCTCATGGGAGGAGAACCTTTCGAAGTGGTTGCTCGTGAGGCAAGCCAGGATGACGTCTCCGCGGCGCAAGGCGGAGACCTGGGCATCGTGAGGGAAGGCCAGGTTCACCCCGCCTTCTTCGAGGCGGCAGCGGCCTTGAAAAAGGGCGAGCTGAGCAAGCCATTCGAAACGCCTTACGGCATTCATGTGGTCCAGGCGCTGGAGCACATGCAAAGCGTGTTGCCGACCTTCAACGAAGTCAGGGGCCGTCTGGCGGCAGAGGCTCGGCGTGAGGCGGAAAGCCGTTTGATGAAGGAGCTGGAAGCCAGCATTCCCGTCAAGCGCTTCCCCGACGCATTGTCGGCACCTGCGACGAACGCTCCGAAGACGGGAGATGTGACGCGATGA